The genomic window ATCTTTTCCGTTGTTTGGTATTTCATCTTTGTTGGTCCAGATAACATCGTCTAAATCTTCGTGGTCGATATCTATACCAGAATCAATTACAGCAACGATAACTTTTTTACCCTTTTTACCTTTAATGATTTCCTCGTAAGCTCTATCTACAGCCATACCCGGAATAGTATCTTTTGCTAAATCTAAATGGCCCCAATTTTTCTTTTCGGCTTCAGTTAACTTTGTAACTTTTAGAGGAGAAGTATCAATATTTTCTACTGGTGTAGATAAAATATCTGCTGTACCACCACAACCCATAAATAGTGCTGAAGAAACAAATAGGTACGCTAATGGTTTAATGTTAAATTTCATTTGTTGATGTTTAGTTTTAATTAAATATTTCTTTACAAGTATAATTTTCGTTTAGTCTTACACCTTTTTCGGTGTGTTTTACAGTTATAATTTCGTTATGAGCATCGTGCTCTAAAAACAGATAAAAATTTTCATCTGCCGCCATGTTCAAAAACTGTTCTTTTTCATCTAAGGTTAGTAATGGCCTTGTATCATAACCCATTACAAATGGTAATGGCAAATGCCCTGCAGTTGGAAGCAAATCTGCCATAAAACAAATGGTTTTTCCTTTATAGTTTATCATAGGAATCATTTGTTTGTCTGTGTGTCCATCTGCAAAGAAAATATCAAAACCTAAGGCAGAATTTTTTAAAATTTTATCATTAGGAAGGTTGGTAAATTTTAATTGCCCACACTCTTCCATTGGAAGAATATTTTCTTTTAAGAAAGATGCTTTTTCTCTTCGGTTCGGTTCGGTTGCCCATTTCCAATGGTCAGCATTGCTCCAAAAATGTGCATTTTTGAATGCTGGCTCGTAACCTGTTCGGTCTTTGTTCCATTGAATACTACCACCACAATGATCAAAATGTAGGTGTGTCATAAACACATCAGTAATATCATCTCTACTAAAGCCATATTTCGCAAGAGACTTATCTATAGAGTCATCTCCCCAAAGATAATAGTAGCCATAAAATTTGTCGTTTTGTTTGTCTCCCATTCCTGTATCAATCAATATTAATCGATCACCTTCTTCAATTAACAAACAACGTGCCGCAATATCTATCATATTGTTATTGTCGGCAGGATTGGTACGTTGCCATAGGGATTTAGGTACTACACCAAACATGGCGCCTCCATCGAGTTTAAAATTACCTGCGTTTATAGGGTATAATTTCATAATTACGCAATTTACCAAATTAGCTTGTAAAACAGAATATCCTTTTGAAATTATTAGGATTTTTACGGTTATAAAAAAAAGGCTATTTTCGAAATGATTTTAAAAACTACGATATGGTTGAATTAGCTGGCATAATTATTCTTGGGATATTAGCACAATGGGTGGCGTGGAAATTTAAAATTCCAGCGATTTTACCATTAATTCTTATAGGTTTATTAGTTGGACCTATTGCAGCCGAATTTATAAATGAAGACGGCACAAAATGGATAGAACCGATCTGGAACGAAGAACAAAAAAAAGGATTATTTCCAGGAGAGGGATTGTTTTATTTTGTGTCTTTAGCTATTAGTATTATTCTTTTTGAAGGTGGACTAACCCTAAAGCGAAGCGAAATAAGAAATGTGGGTCCTGTTATAACTAAGTTGATTACAGTAGGTGCAGCTGTTACTTTTTTTGGCGCAGCAGTGTTAGCACATTATTTATTTGGTTTAAGCTGGGAATTATCTTTTTTATTTTCAGGATTAATTATTGTTACAGGACCAACAGTTATAACACCAATTTTAAGAAATATACCTTTGAAACGCGACGTGTCTACAGTGTTAAAGTGGGAAGGTATTTTGATTGATCCAATAGGAGCCTTGGTTGCAGTATTGGTATTTGAATTTATTTCTATTGAAGGTGAGGCAGGATTTACCAAAACTGCACTAATTGAGTTTGGTAAAATTATCCTCTTCGGAACAACTTTTGGTTTTACATTTGCTCATGCTCTGGTATTTGCTATTAATAAAAAATTCATACCACATTATCTTCTTAATGTGGTGTCCTTATCGGTTGTTCTTTTAGTGTTTATTGAGTCAGAAATTTTTGCTCACGAGTCTGGTTTACTTGCTGTGGTTGTAATGGGAATGGTTATAGGAAACAGCAAGTTAGACAACATTAAAGAGCTACTTTATTTTAAAGAATCCTTAAGCGTATTGTTGATTTCTATTCTTTTCATTCTCTTGGCTGCGAATATTAATTATCAAGATCTAATGCTTTTGTACCGTTGGGAAACTTTAGCGTTATTCTTAGCTGTAGTGTTTGTTATAAGACCTTTAGCGGTATTTGTCAGCGCACAAAGCTCAACACTTAGAACCAACGAAAAAATGTTTATCAGTTGGGTTGGTCCTCGCGGTATAGTTGCTGCTGGTATAGCATCACTTTTTGGAAGTAAGCTTAGCGCAGGAGGTGTTGTTGGCGCAGAATATATTACTCCGTTGGTGTTTATGATTGTGTTAGGAACGGTGTTACTTAATGCCACAACCGCACGTTTGTTTGCAAGAATCTCTGGAGTTTTCTTATCAAAATCTGAGGGAATTTTAATAATAGGAGCGTCGAGGGTTTCTCGTCTTGTTGCTCAATATTTAATTGATAACGGACGACATGTCGTTTTAGTAGACAGCAACCAAAATAACGTTAGCGAAGCCGAAAAAATGGGTATTGAAGCTCATACTGAAAATATTTATTCTGAAACATTACAAGATAATGTAGAGTTTAACGACATAGGTTATTTATTAGCTTTAACAGGAAACGCAGATATAAACCGCTATGCAGTAGAAAAATTTGGAGCTCAGTTTGGTGAAAACGGTTCTTTTAGGTTGGCCTCTAAAGCTGAATTAGAGAATAGCTCTATTTCTCCAGAAGATGGAGTATTTACACTATCCGATGACTTTAATAATCTAATGGAAGTAACCGAAGAATATCCGGAGATACATGAAGTTACAGTAACAGATTTAGAATCTTACCACAATATTTTAGAGAATATAAAATCTGATAAAGATCAAATTCCGTTATTTCTTAAAACAAGTAAAGGCGAAATACACATTATTCCTTCTTTAGATGATGATGTAGAAAAGGAAATTGATGCAAAAAGTCGATTAGTGTATTTGGGAAAGCCATTCTAGAAACTTAAAAAGGTGAGATTTTAAGTTAATTAAAACCTCTACTGAATTAATAAATGATTAATCTTGTAAATCTTTTTAAACACGAATTTACCCACTCGCAAATTGTGATAGTTTTACGATAAACCCTTATCCATCGATTGATGCGATAAGGGTCTCTCACAAATTATGATTATATAAACTAACTTCTTTAGGTTTTTGTAACAGCATCTAACCCTCTTAGATGACTTCCTGATGAGGCACTTACAATTAAACTAAAAGTAGGGGTTAATTAAATAATTTTTGTTTTCATAATTTGTGAATTTTAGTTTGTAGCCTTTACAAGCTTATTGCCTTTTCTTTAAATGAAAAATTAAGGATAAAGTGAGCAAATTGTTTTTATTGAAGAAAAAATTAGTAAAGTCATTTTTAAATTCACCTCCACTTTCGGGTTTATATGTCCACCTATTATGTGCCACAATGTTCGTTTGTATAGCTAAGGACCACCGAGCAGCTAACATTAACTGAAAGCCAGCCACCAAGGCAACGTTAATTCTTGTGATATCAGTTGTAAAACCGTTGAATTTCTCGCTACCAAAACCATAGCCACCAAGCAACCCATAAATTAAACGGACTTCATTCAATGCCGATATGGTTTGAAACATCATTAGACCTAGTTGAAACCCGAATAAATTTTGTGTTTGATCACCAATACTTGCCCCATTATAATCAATACCTAAAGAGCCATATAGAGCAGAGCGTTGAAAAAGTTTTAACCTGTAATAATAAGCTGCTTGTAAGCACCATAATGTTTCATCTTCACCCAACCCCAAACCAGCTCCAACACCTAACATCTGCATTGCAAATACAATGTCGTTTGGGCTGACTTGTTCATTGAATTTTTCACTAAGTTCAAGTCGGTTTTCCAATTGAGTTCTAAAATCTTCAAGAATAGACTCTGTATCTAGGGTAATGAAATCGCCCGAAGTTATCTCCTTTTTATCTAGATTAAAGTCAGTAAACTGTTCTGATTGCGCATTGAGTTTTGTGCATATAAGCAGTATAGCTATACCTAATACACATGAGAGTTTTGTTTTCATAATACATGGTTTTAAATTGACATCAGTAAAACTAGGAGAAGAGGACCCTTAAGAACAATACCAGAGTTCAGGTATATTTGACTTTGTATAAAAATATAGAGGCTTTTATATATATAAAAGCCTCTACCCTCAAGATAATAATCAATTTAAAACATACATCTTGATGATTTTTTATCATGAGATTGATTAATAGCAAAAGATAAAACTAAGCCTGAAAAAGAATTAATTCAATACCAGAATTCAGGTAGATTTAAATATTAGGAAACGTAATATTTATAGAAGTGCCTTTTCCTATTACCGAATCAATCTCTAAGGTTCCTCCTATTTGATTGATTCTCGATGTCATATTTTTAAGACCCAAACCAAGACTCGTATTATTCAAATTAAAACCGTTTCCATTATCTTCTATAATAATACTCGAATAGTCTTCATGACCGACAAGCTGAATATTTATGTGTGTTGCATCAGCATGTTTAATAATGTTATTTATGGCTTCTTGTAGTACACGATACAGTTGTGTTTCTAGATTTTCGTCGAGTTGTTTCGGAAAATTATAACTGCTAAAGTCTAGGGTAAGCGATGTTTGTTTAGATAGGCTATTTGCTAAATCTGAAGCAGCATGTTCAAAACCAATAAAGGTTAAATCCGAAGGGGATACTTCATGAGACAAATTTCTTATATCATTACAAATGGTGTCAATGGCATCGTTTATAGCATTGTCGTTGAGCTTTTCGGAAATAAAACGCTTTAGATAGCCCAATTGACTGCCAATATTATCGTGCAATTCTTTACTGATGCGCTTTCTTACTTTATCTTCTCCATGTATAAAAGCAGTAAGGTTCTTTTTTTCTTCGACAATGAGTTTTTCTGATAAAGAATTGCGTTCATCATATATACTCTTTACCATATAGATTATTGTAAAGGTTAGAAAAATAATTTCTAAAAATGACGAATAAAAGAGAATAGGCAATCCATAGATCATGGTGTTTATAAGACCATAACTATGATAAAGGATTGTAGTACACACTCCAATTATCATGAACAAATAAGCAAAGGCAAAAAGAGAAGACCTTTTAAAATTAGTCTTAAAATATTTTACAATTTCTATAACAACCAGTTCGAGCATTACTATAAATATGACGTACCAAAGATTCATGAATACTTGAATATATTTCTCGAAAACACCTGTAAAAGCAAAATGTATCAACAACCTAACCGATACAAGAATTATTAGTAACACATCTACCGCTTTCTTAAGCTTAGGCATAAATGTTTTGGTTTCTAGAATTTTTTGTGAAAAAACGACAAAGAGCAATAGCGATATTTCACTGAACAAAACATAGTGTTTGTATTTATCGAAAACATCATTTTCGCTCAAAAATATTTGAGAAAATATACCAGTATAAGCACTTATAAATAGGCCAAGAAAAATAATGTAGAGCGCATAAATGAGGTAGCTGCCCTTTCTTAAAATAAAGAAGACAAACACACTGAACAAAATTGATAAAACACTGATGCCAAAATAGATGCCAATTATAGTTTGTTGAATGGAATTTTGCTTACTAAAGGCCTGAAAACCCTTCAAGAAAATAGTAGTTACCAAAGGCTTACCCGATTCTTTCTTTAGTTCAATTTTATAGGTGGCAACTTCATAGGGTTTTAGCTTTATCGGAAACGCAAAAAGCCTATGCGCGATAGGTCTTTTAGACACTGGATAATCAATACCAGTATTGTCAATTGGCTGAAACAACAGGTTGCTTTTTTTTAACAGAACTATGCCTCTAATTAAGGCGTTGGTAAACTCTAACACCAAATCTTTACTATTGTTTTCTGTGTTTTTTACACAGAATTCTACGGTATTATATTCCTTTTCAAACCCGAAATAGAAAAAGTTACTTCGATTGTTAGATTTTAGTCCGTTTACTTTTGAAAAAAGCCTAATGTTTTCTTTTTGAAAACCCGATCCCAAATAAAGCGTATCCACATTTTGGGCGTTAATTTTAAAAAATAAACTCAAGGCCAAAAACAATAAACTCCAAACCAGTTTATGAAAGCAAATTCTTTTCATTTACAAAAGTTATTAGATCTATTGAGTTATGAATATTAAGCTTTTTAAAAATATTTTTTTTGTGTGTTTCTACAGTATGAGGACTAATAAACAAGGTTTTCGCAATTTGTGGCACATTATAGCCTTTTATCAGCTCTGCTATAATTTCTTTTTCTCTTCGCGTAAGTTTTATTTTTTCTGTAAAACCATCGGTTTCATTAATAGTAATGGTTACACCTTTGCCAATATAAAAGGTTTTCTTTTCAGAAACACTATCTAAGGCTTTAAGCAAATCCTCTGAAGAACAATTTTTTAACAAGAAACCATCACCACCACATTGCTTCACTTTTTTTACAATACTTTCTTTATTGTACATAGTAAGTATTACTACCTTTATTTCAGAGTTGAGAAGCTTAATATCACTAAGTATATCCAGACCATTTTTATTTGGTAGATTAAGGTCTAGAAGAAGAATATCTGGTAATTTTTCCTTGACAATTGACAAAACTAAATCACCATCTTTGACATAATCTAAAACAGTATAATCGTTTTGATTGTCAAAAATTGAAATCAAGCCATCAATAACAATTTGATGGTCTTCACAGATGAGTATTTTTTTTGGTTGGCTTTTCATAAGACAAAAACCTACCAAACAAGATACTAAAAAGAAATTAAGAATTAATCGTTAAGCTTTAAAACAGCCATAAATGCTTGCTGAGGGATTTCTACGTTACCTACTTGGCGCATACGTTTTTTACCCTTTTTCTGCTTTTCTAGAAGTTTACGTTTACGCGAAATATCACCACCATAACACTTAGCAGTTACATCTTTACGAAGTGCTTTAATGGTTTCACGAGCTATAATTTTTGCTCCAATTGCAGCTTGTACTGGAATGTCAAATTGTTGTCTTGGTATAAGCTCTTTTAGTTTTTCGGTCATCTTTTTCCCAATAGTATAAGCGTTATCCGCATGTACTAAGGCTGAAAGGGCATCCACAGTTTGCGCGTTTAATAAGATATCTACTCGTACTAACTTAGAAGCGCGCATACCAATTGGCGAATAATCAAAAGACGCATAACCTTTAGAAACTGTTTTTAAGCGATCATAAAAATCGAATACAATCTCCGCTAAGGGCATATCAAAGCTTAATTCAACACGCTCAGTTGTTAAATAGGTTTGGTTGGTGATTTGTCCACGTTTTTCTATACAAAGACTCATTACAGGACCAACAAAGTCAGCTTTAGTAATGATGGTAGCTTTAATGTAAGGTTCTTCAACACGGTTTAATGTTGAAGGTTCTGGTAAATCTGATGGATTGTTAACAATAACAATCTCATCAGGATTTTTGTTGGTAAAGGCATGGTAACTTACGTTTGGTACAGTAGTAATTACTGTCATATCAAACTCACGTTCCAAACGCTCTTGGATAATTTCTAAATGAAGCATACCAAGGAAACCACAACGGAACCCAAAACCTAAGGCCGCAGAACTCTCAGGTGCAAATACTAAGGACGCATCATTAAGCTGAAGTTTTTCCATAGAGGCACGTAGCTCTTCATAATCTTCAGTATCAACAGGGTAAATACCCGCAAATACCATAGGTTTTACATCCTCAAAACCAGAAATAGCATTTTTAGTTGGCTCCTTTGCATCGGTAATTGTATCACCAACTTTTACTTCACGAGCATCTTTAATTCCTGTAATAAGATACCCAACATCACCAGCTTTAATTTCTTGTTTTTTTACCTGCGTAAGTTTTAAAGTCCCTACCTCATCAGCAAAATAGTTTTTACCAGTAGCAATAAACTTAATGTTTTGCCCTTTTTTAATGGAGCCATTTATAACCCTAAAATACGTTTCTACACCTCTAAAAGGGTTGTAAACCGAATCAAAAATAAGCGCTTGTAAAGGCTCGTTAGGATTACCTTGCGGAGCAGGAATACGCTCAATGATTGCCTCTAAAATATCTTCTACACCAAGACCTGTTTTTCCACTGGCAGGAATAACCTCAGAAGGATCGCAGCCCAATAAATCTACAATATCATCGGTTACTTCTTCAGGATTAGCACTTGGTAAATCTATTTTATTCAAAACAGGAATGATTTCTAAATCATTTTCTAAAGCCAAGTACAGGTTAGAAATGGTTTGTGCCTGTATACTCTGTGCCGCATCAACAATAAGAAGAGCACCTTCACAAGCAGCAATAGAACGAGAAACTTCGTATGAAAAATCTACGTGACCAGGAGTGTCGATAAGGTTAAGAATATATTGTTCGCCCTTGTAATTATATTCCATCTGAATAGCATGAGACTTTATGGTAATGCCGCGCTCGCGCTCTAAATCCATATTGTCTAGCAACTGATCTTGCTTTTCTCTATCGGTTACAGAACCTGTAAAATCGAGCAATCGATCAGCAAGTGTACTTTTTCCGTGGTCTATATGTGCAATGATGCAAAAATTGCGAATATTCTTCATTTCTCTTTTTCTAAAGCGACATTAAGTGTGCAAATATAATCGATTTCTTATGCTTTATAACAACAAAAAATAACAATTAAACACCGATAAACTACGCAAAAACCATAATATAAAGTAAAAAACAATGTTTATATTGCGGATACAAACCTAACTAATGATTGTTTACCTACGTTCTCTTTTTTGCACAATTCTTTTTGTGCTTTCATTTGGTGCTTATGCTCAGAATTTCTCCATTTTAGGTAAGGTAATTGATGCTGAAAATACAGCAATTGAATTGGCTAATGTCATCCTTTTACAGGGGGAAGAAAGAGAGTTTTTAATAGGAACGTCAACAGATGACAACGGCTATTTTAATTTGGTTAACCTATCAAAAGGCACATATTATCTTAAAGTAAGCTTTATTGGACTCAAAGAATTTGAGCAAAAAATTGTACTCACAGGAAACTTAGACTTAAAAACTATAATTCTTAACGAGACACCTGAAAGTTTAGACGAAGTTACTATTGTTGCCAAGAAACCAACAATCACTAGAAAACCAGATCGCTTAGTTTTTAATGTTGAAAATACAGCGCTGGTAGAAGGGTCTACGCTTGGTGTTCTTAAAAGTACGCCAGGTATCATTGTAAGTGAGGGAGGTATTAATATTAAAAGTGCACCAGCAGCAATTTATATTAATGAACGCAGAGTACAGCTAACATCAGATGAGTTAATGCAATTGCTAGAAAGCGCGCCTGCTAACAGTATAAAATCAGTTGAGGTTATTACTAACCCACCAGCGAGTTACGATGCAGATAGCGGTTCGGTAATAAATATTGTAATGAGTAAAAATTTGGTAACAGGCTATAGAGGAAATGTGTTTACAAATTATACACAAGGAGTATTTCCAAGGTACAATGCAGGCACTAGTCATTATTTTAAAAATGACGACATTAATCTAAACTTAAACTACAGCTACACCAATCAAAAGATTAACAGAGATCAGGATGATGCCGTAAATTATTTGAATAATAATGGAGATATTGATGAAATCTGGAAATCTAATGTGAATAGAAACACCTGGTCAGAAACCCATAATCTTAATCTTAATTTTGATTATTTTATTGACGAACGCAACACATTAAGCCTTACAAGCACAGGTTTGTATACGCCATATTTTAAATACAAAATTAATAACAATACCAATATTTTTGATGCTAATAATAATTTCTCATCAAGCTTTATGGCAGATAACTTGTCTAGAGATAATAAGTACAATATTGGGACAGATGTCATCTTTAAGCATGATTTTAAAAATGAATCGAGTTTAACTTTTAACGCTCATTACACAATCTATGATTATGAGCGTAAACAAAATGTGTTTCAAGACGAACCTATAGATAGTAATGATTCTCAATTTAACACCCTTGCAAATCAAGACACTCAAATTATTACTGGCAAGATTGATTATAGTTTACCAATCACCGAAACGTCAATTTTCGATGTTGGTGTAAAATATTCTAACGTTAACACTAATAGTGATATAACAAGAATAGATATCATTAATGGCAACGAGGTGGTAAATATGGAGAATTCAGATGCTTTTAAATATGACGAAAATGTTTATGCTGCCTACACCAACTATAGCAAGACTTGGGATAAATGGAATATGAATATTGGATTAAGAGTAGAACAAACCAATATTGAAGGGACATCAATATCATTAAATGAAACAAATTCACAAGATTACTTTAATTGGTTTCCTAATGCCAGTTTAACACACAGTATTTCTGATGATGTAAGTATTACAGCTAATTACAAAAGAAGTATTACCAGACCAAGCTATACAAACCTAAACCCATTTACTTTTTTTCTAAATGAAAATACTGTGGTTTTAGGAAATCCTAATTTACTGCCAACCTATACTGATGACTATAAGGTAAGTATAGACTTTTTAAAGAACTTTACGCTTTCAGCCTACTACTTAAATTTCGATGGAGGAATAGAGGAATTGCCTAGACAAAATAATGAAACTAACGTTATAGCTTATACGCCCACCAATTTAGATAAGCGCGTAGATTATGGTTTTGATTTAGAGTTTAATTATTATTTGTCAAACAGGTTTAGTATTTATGCTGTTTCTTCTACCTATAATGTTAAAGAAGAAGTAAATTTTGGAGAAGGCTTTATTAAACAAAACCAATGGTCTCAGTTGTTTATTTTATCTCCTGGTTTGTCGCTTCTTAAAGATAATAGTTTAAATATTAATGCTACATTTTGGTGGGTTGGAAGAAATCTTCAGAGTTTGCAAACTGTAGAAGATAGGTTAATATCAACACTTAGTATTTCAAAATCTTTATTAAAAGACAACGCAGTATTATCTTTAAGCGTAGAGGATATTTTTAATATGCAAGATTACGATGCGTCTATTAACTATCTCAATCAATCAAGTACAAGATTTATAAATTCAGACAATAGGTTTATCAAGTTGGGCTTCAGCTATAAATTTGGAAACACAAAACTTAATACTAACGAACGTAGAACCTCAGAAGAAGAACGCGATAGATTAAAAGACCTAAACTAATCTTGCCACTCGGCAATAAACAAATTAGTATCTCTTGTACCACCGTTATTTCGGTTAGAAGAAAAGATCAAATATTTACCATCATTAGAAAACACAGGGAAAGCCTCAAAGGTATTGCCGTGTGTTACTCGTTTTAGATTTTTCCCATCAATATCAATCATATAAAGATTAAATGGGAACCCTATTTCACTTTCAAAATTAGAAGAGAATAATATTTTTTCTCCACTTGGATGAAAAAACGGACTCCAATTGGCATTTCCTAAATCCGTCAGTTGTCTCATATCGCTACCATCGGCATTACATATAAAAAGTTCCATGTCACTTGGTTCTACTAAACCTCTGGCTAATAAATCTTTATATTCTTTTTGTTCTTTTTCTGTTTTTGGGCGAGATGCTCTAAAAATAAGCTTACTTCCATCTGGAGAAAAGAATGCTCCACCATCGTAACCAAGCTCGTTAGTAATTTGTTTTACGTCTGTACCATCTAAATTCATAGTGTACAGTTCTAAATCTCCGCTTCTGGTAGATGTAAATACAATTTTGTCACCTTTAGGAGATACTGTTGGCTCAGCATCATAACCATCTTCAAAGGTTAATTGCTTTACTATATTTCCTTCCAAATCAGAAACAAAAATGTCGTAAGTATCATAGATTGGCCATATATATTTACCGTTTTCTTTAACAGGAACGTCAGGACATTCATCACCACCCAAATGTGTTGAAGCATAAATAATGTGCTTGTTATCTGGTAAAAAATAAGAGCAAGTGGTTCTTCCTTTTCCTGTGCTTACCATTGGTGGCGCAATACTGTCTGAAAGTGTTTCGTCTGCATTCATCAAAAACATTTGGTCGCAATTAACTCCCCATTTTGCACTATTAGACTGAAAAACCAATTGTTTGTCATCAAAACTCCAATAAGCCTCAGCATTATCGCCTCCAAAAGTAACTTGTCGTAAAGTTTTAAAGTTAGTTTCTTCAGGATAAATCAAAGATTCATTCATCTTTGTAGCTCCAGAATAACCATCTGTCTCAGACGATTTTTTGTCATTTTTACAAGATAAAATCGAAATACAAATAACAAGAATAACAGTAAGTCTGTTCATGATATATAATTATAATATATGGGCATTAATACTTAATTTTGCAAAAATAAGATTTAGTGATGAAAAATATAGTGTTTTTGTTTCTTTTAGTAAGCATGTTTGCTTGTAAGGAAGCGCCTAAGGTTGCAGAAAATAATATTAAAGAAGATGTTTACTTTTTAGCTGATGACAAGCTAGAAGGTCGCCAAACCGGAACTGAAGGTGAGAAAAAAGCATCGGAATATATTGTTAAACGTTTTAAAGAGATAGGTCTAGAAGCAAAAGGAACCGAAGGCTATTTACAATCGTTTTCATTTAAACCAAAAACAGACCCTCATAAGGAAGTGGAGTTTACAACCAATGCAGACAGCACCATAACCGGAAATAATGTTATAGGTTTTATTAACAACAATGCAGAGAAAACCATTGTAATTGGTGCGCACTACGACCATTTAGGTTACGGTGGAGAAGGCTCACTTTACAGAGGTGAAGAAAAAGCTGTACACAACGGTGCAGATGATAACGCAAGTGGTGTTGCTGTAATGCTAAATTTAGCCGAGCGTCTAAAAGTCAAGAACGATAACGCTGAAATAAAAGATAAAAACAACTATTTATTTATGTCATTTTCCGGAGAGGAAATGGGCTTATTGGGTTCAAACTATTTTTCTAAAAATCCAACTATCGATGCTAAATCTATAAACTACATGATCAACATGGATATGGTTGGACGCTTAAAAGCAGATAGCACTTTAGCGGTATATGGTTTAGGAACATCTCCGATGTTTAAGCAAACTATAAAATCAAATAATGACAAATTTAAGTTGGTTGAAAATGAAAGTGGAGTAGGACCAAGCGATCATACGTCTTTTTATCTTATAGATGTTCCGGTATTGCATTTCTTTACTGGTCAGCACGAAGATTACCATAAACCAGCCGACGATTCAGAGAAGTTGAATTATGAAGGAATGAACCTAATTTCGGATTACATTTTTGATATCATTTCAGATTTAGACGATAATGGAGAGCTAGTCTTCAGAAAAACTAAAAACGAAAGCGAAGAAACACCGCGATTTAAGGTGGGATTAGGTGTTGTGCCAGACTATTTATATGATGGAGAAGGTATGCGTATTGATGGCACAAGAGAAGAAACACCAGCATTTAATGCAGGTTTACAAAAAGGCGATATAGTTGTGAAACTGGGAGACAGTACAATAACAGATATGATGAGTTATATGCGAGCTTTATCTGTTTTTGAAAAAGGAGATGAAGCGGCTATAACTGTTAAACGTGGTGAGGAGACCATTGATACAAAAGTGAATTTTTAGAAATAGTTACTGAGAAAAAACAATAGTATGCTCTTTTTAGTGCTGCTATCCAATTATCAAG from Winogradskyella sp. MH6 includes these protein-coding regions:
- a CDS encoding MBL fold metallo-hydrolase translates to MKLYPINAGNFKLDGGAMFGVVPKSLWQRTNPADNNNMIDIAARCLLIEEGDRLILIDTGMGDKQNDKFYGYYYLWGDDSIDKSLAKYGFSRDDITDVFMTHLHFDHCGGSIQWNKDRTGYEPAFKNAHFWSNADHWKWATEPNRREKASFLKENILPMEECGQLKFTNLPNDKILKNSALGFDIFFADGHTDKQMIPMINYKGKTICFMADLLPTAGHLPLPFVMGYDTRPLLTLDEKEQFLNMAADENFYLFLEHDAHNEIITVKHTEKGVRLNENYTCKEIFN
- a CDS encoding cation:proton antiporter, with product MVELAGIIILGILAQWVAWKFKIPAILPLILIGLLVGPIAAEFINEDGTKWIEPIWNEEQKKGLFPGEGLFYFVSLAISIILFEGGLTLKRSEIRNVGPVITKLITVGAAVTFFGAAVLAHYLFGLSWELSFLFSGLIIVTGPTVITPILRNIPLKRDVSTVLKWEGILIDPIGALVAVLVFEFISIEGEAGFTKTALIEFGKIILFGTTFGFTFAHALVFAINKKFIPHYLLNVVSLSVVLLVFIESEIFAHESGLLAVVVMGMVIGNSKLDNIKELLYFKESLSVLLISILFILLAANINYQDLMLLYRWETLALFLAVVFVIRPLAVFVSAQSSTLRTNEKMFISWVGPRGIVAAGIASLFGSKLSAGGVVGAEYITPLVFMIVLGTVLLNATTARLFARISGVFLSKSEGILIIGASRVSRLVAQYLIDNGRHVVLVDSNQNNVSEAEKMGIEAHTENIYSETLQDNVEFNDIGYLLALTGNADINRYAVEKFGAQFGENGSFRLASKAELENSSISPEDGVFTLSDDFNNLMEVTEEYPEIHEVTVTDLESYHNILENIKSDKDQIPLFLKTSKGEIHIIPSLDDDVEKEIDAKSRLVYLGKPF
- a CDS encoding sensor histidine kinase; protein product: MKRICFHKLVWSLLFLALSLFFKINAQNVDTLYLGSGFQKENIRLFSKVNGLKSNNRSNFFYFGFEKEYNTVEFCVKNTENNSKDLVLEFTNALIRGIVLLKKSNLLFQPIDNTGIDYPVSKRPIAHRLFAFPIKLKPYEVATYKIELKKESGKPLVTTIFLKGFQAFSKQNSIQQTIIGIYFGISVLSILFSVFVFFILRKGSYLIYALYIIFLGLFISAYTGIFSQIFLSENDVFDKYKHYVLFSEISLLLFVVFSQKILETKTFMPKLKKAVDVLLIILVSVRLLIHFAFTGVFEKYIQVFMNLWYVIFIVMLELVVIEIVKYFKTNFKRSSLFAFAYLFMIIGVCTTILYHSYGLINTMIYGLPILFYSSFLEIIFLTFTIIYMVKSIYDERNSLSEKLIVEEKKNLTAFIHGEDKVRKRISKELHDNIGSQLGYLKRFISEKLNDNAINDAIDTICNDIRNLSHEVSPSDLTFIGFEHAASDLANSLSKQTSLTLDFSSYNFPKQLDENLETQLYRVLQEAINNIIKHADATHINIQLVGHEDYSSIIIEDNGNGFNLNNTSLGLGLKNMTSRINQIGGTLEIDSVIGKGTSINITFPNI
- a CDS encoding response regulator — its product is MKSQPKKILICEDHQIVIDGLISIFDNQNDYTVLDYVKDGDLVLSIVKEKLPDILLLDLNLPNKNGLDILSDIKLLNSEIKVVILTMYNKESIVKKVKQCGGDGFLLKNCSSEDLLKALDSVSEKKTFYIGKGVTITINETDGFTEKIKLTRREKEIIAELIKGYNVPQIAKTLFISPHTVETHKKNIFKKLNIHNSIDLITFVNEKNLLS